In Corylus avellana chromosome ca8, CavTom2PMs-1.0, the genomic stretch CATGCTGTCGATGGCATGGGACCAGTTTGAAGAAACTTGTCATGGTACTCTTTGAAGCAAATTTCAAAGCCTTTCTCAGGCACATTCACTTTCCACTCTTCAAACGCCTCCAAGACCTTCAGAATTGTTGGCCCATGATCACTAACTACCCTTGTAGACCATTTAGTCAACACAGCCCATCTATTTTCATGCTTGAAGGAATTCAATAACTTTTGGATTTCCTCGTTCACAGGGTCAACAGTCTTCTTCTGAGTTTCATAGCCACAAAGTTTCCAAAAACGCTGTTGTATGGGGCCTTTTCCAAGGCAAGACAACTCTATGAAAATGTATGCTTTCTCTGTGATCGGATCCTCAGCCAAAACGTTTACTTGCTTGGAGAATTGTTCGATCCATCTATTGTCCTTGCCTCCACAGAAGAAAGTGTACTCTTCAATCTGATTGCACAAGATATGTCTAACCTtaaattttatgtaaaatgacattatgatttttttaaaaaaaaaactacatgcAGGAATGAATATGTGCACACAATatgtatgtatattaatttagaGTTGTGAAAATGACTTTACTGCGTAAGGTCCAGGTGGATGCGTGTGAAGACGAGCCATGATAGCCTGAGTGATCACAAGGAAGGTACTCATTCCTCCTTCCCGAATCAGGGGGAATGCATTTTTGTTTACTACATCTCCTTGTAGGTTCATCACCACAACAATAGGCTTATTCTCGAAGTACCACTCCTCCTTAATGAACTTGATGCTTGTGGCTGCTAGTGGTGAAAAGTATTGCACTATGTACCATGGCATTCTAGACCGCAACATCTCGAACTTCTTTTGTAGGTCATCAGTCCACTGCTCTACAATAGGGATCCATACAATTTTGTAATCATACCCCTCCTCTCTTATTCCATCATAAATTGACTTCAACACAGAGATATCATCCCTGGAGATGTCCAGGCCAGAAATGAGCAATAAAACACCATTCTTTTTCAGCACATCGATGCTAACCTGTTTTTGT encodes the following:
- the LOC132190621 gene encoding protein SIEVE ELEMENT OCCLUSION B-like — protein: MASDEMLSITAQQPSEGDQLNPFTMEDLEIMDLISATHIVPPDEHFNAEPLFVVVKNILRRSTQIVDNVLLGREPLENLEEKMSRASLDPLLCTLKQLSSEMTCKAPGVETAHKTTISILNKLSTYSWDAKAVLTLAAFALDYEDFLALAKPHSSHQLVESAEIGELNKIIIDMLDIIDSILCASDLLVGVYWIIITVVACTTHMYCLKSNKDKTQELLPFAKKISETHARLSMRIMLPNFRIAETKGDRKLKELLQTPDEITKVLKALIFAKDDKQPLIDGSTSEMVSIDVLKKNGVLLLISGLDISRDDISVLKSIYDGIREEGYDYKIVWIPIVEQWTDDLQKKFEMLRSRMPWYIVQYFSPLAATSIKFIKEEWYFENKPIVVVMNLQGDVVNKNAFPLIREGGMSTFLVITQAIMARLHTHPPGPYAIEEYTFFCGGKDNRWIEQFSKQVNVLAEDPITEKAYIFIELSCLGKGPIQQRFWKLCGYETQKKTVDPVNEEIQKLLNSFKHENRWAVLTKWSTRVVSDHGPTILKVLEAFEEWKVNVPEKGFEICFKEYHDKFLQTGPMPSTA